One Gemmatimonadota bacterium DNA window includes the following coding sequences:
- a CDS encoding ABC transporter permease, whose protein sequence is MSITHHIQTVFANLAHYRLRSVLTLLGIAVGIGAVTAIIAIGEGLHDMVMEEFESVRGGTMVWVSPSKFTNREGRWMPVSDYEHLVWKDMLEIGRRSNAVRQLVPAATLNADLRYAKMSHGGMLYGTTPSFLDMYQWPVSTGRFIIDRDVKHWRKVCVLGDELAAKLFDDSNPIGKELKLNGQRFAVIGVMKPKTVFNESWGNRVFVPITTAQKRMLGHEGFDLLSIKVADSRVMDSVMGDIEAALKTVHGDEAVFDIVSGKDAMDQIGGVINAVKSSIAAVAGISLMVGGIGIMNMMLVSVTERRREIGIRKSVGARHVDIVNQFTLEATCISTLGGLLGISLGLGLGSVFSFILNQAWDLTFTSGTSVSNLLVSLAISLAIGLCAGIYPALKASQLSPVDAMNKE, encoded by the coding sequence GTGTCCATTACGCACCATATCCAGACCGTGTTTGCCAATCTCGCGCACTACAGGCTGCGTTCAGTCCTGACGTTGCTGGGGATTGCGGTCGGCATCGGCGCGGTAACCGCCATCATCGCGATTGGAGAAGGACTTCACGACATGGTGATGGAGGAGTTCGAGTCCGTGCGCGGCGGCACCATGGTGTGGGTGAGCCCATCGAAATTTACTAACCGGGAAGGACGTTGGATGCCGGTATCGGATTACGAACATCTCGTATGGAAGGATATGCTTGAAATCGGGAGAAGGTCGAACGCTGTGCGCCAATTGGTCCCTGCCGCGACATTGAATGCGGATCTCAGATACGCGAAAATGTCGCATGGCGGGATGTTGTACGGCACGACGCCTTCATTCCTGGACATGTACCAATGGCCGGTTTCCACGGGTCGATTTATCATCGACCGCGACGTAAAACACTGGCGCAAAGTATGTGTACTGGGCGATGAACTGGCCGCTAAGCTGTTTGACGATAGCAATCCGATCGGCAAGGAACTGAAACTGAATGGTCAGCGGTTTGCCGTGATTGGCGTCATGAAGCCAAAGACCGTTTTCAATGAGAGTTGGGGCAACCGGGTCTTCGTTCCGATAACAACGGCCCAGAAACGGATGCTTGGCCATGAGGGCTTCGATCTTTTGTCCATCAAGGTAGCGGATTCGCGTGTTATGGATAGTGTGATGGGCGACATAGAGGCAGCCTTGAAAACAGTCCATGGTGATGAGGCTGTATTTGACATAGTCAGTGGAAAAGACGCAATGGACCAGATAGGTGGTGTGATAAACGCCGTTAAATCGTCGATTGCCGCCGTAGCGGGCATCTCACTGATGGTTGGTGGAATCGGGATCATGAATATGATGCTGGTCTCCGTCACTGAACGGAGGCGGGAAATAGGCATCAGGAAGTCAGTAGGGGCGAGACATGTCGATATCGTGAATCAGTTTACGCTGGAAGCCACATGTATCAGTACCTTGGGCGGGTTACTGGGGATATCGCTGGGACTGGGCCTTGGTTCGGTTTTCTCGTTTATCTTGAATCAGGCGTGGGATCTCACTTTCACCAGCGGGACGTCGGTTTCAAATCTCCTCGTGTCGCTGGCGATTTCACTGGCAATAGGTCTATGTGCCGGTATCTATCCTGCCTTAAAGGCGTCGCAGTTGAGCCCGGTGGATGCGATGAACAAGGAGTGA
- a CDS encoding M48 family metalloprotease, giving the protein MVDSTNRLNEATGSVSSTDDEPIRLTWRDKLVEFGLNMSVITAGMCIALLVFLSILLTADDVIERAVPGLFDHGSLTIVILIVLSATVGNVCAYLCFPYLVRYIFRGYELRDDRLDRSVGKLIASTGMDIAAENLFTIKSRTANAMVTGLFQKNRYIFFTDKLLAKVNEEEILAIFAHELAHIRHRHLPKMLLATFMWICGMQVFMYQVDFNAYFDALDESFKLWAYSIINVVNVWILMFLVLYPLSRRNEYEADATAAGWVGVECYSRALYRLHQVNESLKPPPRFAKVLLTHPTMQNRLDRVAQLNSK; this is encoded by the coding sequence GTGGTCGATTCTACAAATCGATTAAACGAAGCAACCGGCAGTGTTTCGTCAACCGATGATGAACCCATCCGGTTGACCTGGCGCGACAAACTGGTCGAATTCGGGCTGAACATGAGTGTAATCACAGCAGGCATGTGTATTGCGTTACTCGTGTTCTTGAGCATTCTGCTCACCGCGGACGACGTGATTGAAAGGGCAGTTCCGGGTCTGTTTGACCACGGTTCGTTAACGATTGTGATTCTAATCGTCTTGTCAGCTACGGTGGGAAACGTCTGTGCATATTTGTGTTTTCCATATCTGGTACGTTACATCTTCCGCGGATATGAGTTACGAGACGATCGTCTGGACCGGTCGGTGGGAAAGTTGATTGCTTCCACAGGAATGGACATAGCAGCCGAAAACTTGTTCACCATTAAGAGTAGGACAGCCAACGCAATGGTTACCGGGCTTTTCCAAAAAAACAGGTACATCTTCTTTACGGACAAGCTTCTGGCGAAAGTGAACGAAGAGGAGATCCTGGCAATATTCGCTCACGAATTGGCCCACATTCGTCACCGGCACCTGCCCAAAATGCTGTTGGCTACGTTTATGTGGATCTGCGGAATGCAGGTATTCATGTACCAGGTAGATTTCAATGCTTATTTCGATGCTCTGGACGAGTCTTTCAAATTGTGGGCCTACAGTATTATAAACGTCGTGAATGTGTGGATTCTCATGTTTCTTGTCCTCTACCCGTTATCGAGGCGGAACGAATACGAAGCAGATGCTACCGCGGCCGGATGGGTGGGGGTGGAGTGCTATAGTCGGGCCCTCTACCGCCTGCATCAAGTGAATGAAAGCTTAAAGCCACCACCGAGGTTTGCCAAAGTGCTCCTGACTCACCCCACGATGCAGAACCGCCTCGACCGTGTTGCACAGTTGAACTCGAAATAG
- a CDS encoding YIP1 family protein, whose amino-acid sequence MSATTDLARYAGRWLQVFYRPGKAFADLETGPSTAELMLVLILVMSVVLCAGIVTLPVALDTERALIETEFQSYSDLSVDQKSIILREAVKFDHRQLIGLLIMPASVCFMVAAWSVLGKHCGELIFGKPLPYGKVLPITGYASLVLVPETIVKTSLVLLFDSFNLPIHPGVFLDDADPETLWSLFLPGVDFFGIWFLFLLGLGLAQTFRGSAKLTWLVLGLAWGMWIVIRRTVELLGTVYV is encoded by the coding sequence ATGAGCGCTACCACAGATCTGGCAAGATATGCCGGGCGGTGGCTCCAGGTTTTCTACAGGCCAGGGAAGGCTTTCGCGGATCTTGAAACAGGACCTTCCACCGCCGAGTTGATGTTGGTGCTGATCCTGGTCATGTCGGTCGTCCTTTGCGCCGGAATAGTTACTTTGCCCGTTGCGCTGGATACGGAAAGGGCGTTGATCGAGACCGAATTCCAGTCCTATTCGGATCTGAGTGTAGATCAAAAATCCATCATTCTACGCGAGGCCGTGAAATTCGACCATCGTCAGCTCATCGGCCTTTTGATCATGCCGGCGAGCGTCTGCTTCATGGTCGCTGCGTGGTCGGTGTTGGGAAAACACTGCGGTGAACTGATATTCGGCAAACCGCTGCCGTACGGCAAGGTCCTTCCGATTACCGGCTATGCCTCGCTTGTCCTCGTCCCCGAAACCATCGTCAAGACCTCGCTGGTATTGCTTTTTGATTCGTTCAATCTCCCCATCCATCCTGGTGTGTTTCTCGATGATGCGGACCCCGAAACCCTCTGGAGCCTGTTCCTGCCGGGCGTCGATTTCTTTGGAATCTGGTTTCTTTTCCTGCTGGGACTCGGCCTGGCACAGACTTTTCGGGGATCTGCGAAGCTCACCTGGCTCGTGCTGGGATTGGCGTGGGGCATGTGGATTGTCATTCGCCGGACCGTGGAACTGCTCGGTACGGTTTACGTGTAG
- the gap gene encoding type I glyceraldehyde-3-phosphate dehydrogenase, which translates to MGIRVGINGFGRIGRMVFRAMSERTGFDVVAINDLTDSATLAHLLKYDSVHGRYDHPVEAVNGGLAVNGNKIEIVSERNPADLPWGDRGVDLVVESTGIFTDGEQASDHLSAGAKKVLISAPATNVDATIVMGVNDGILTDAHRVVSNASCTTNCLAPMVSVLHEHFHVVRGSMTTVHAYTSDQQIIDFAHKDPRRARSAALSMIPTSTGAAKAIGEVIPELNGRLNGMAVRVPVPDGSLTDFVAQVERVPTAEEVNATFAAAAKGPLEGILEYCEDPIVSVDIVHNPASCIFDAELTMIIDDNLVKICGWYDNEWGYSNRCVDLLERLAVV; encoded by the coding sequence ATGGGCATCAGGGTAGGGATCAACGGGTTCGGTCGCATCGGCCGCATGGTCTTCCGTGCCATGTCGGAGCGGACCGGGTTCGACGTGGTCGCCATCAACGACCTGACCGACAGCGCGACGCTGGCGCATCTGTTGAAGTACGACTCCGTGCACGGCCGGTACGACCATCCGGTCGAGGCCGTGAACGGCGGACTTGCGGTAAACGGCAACAAGATCGAGATCGTCTCCGAACGGAATCCGGCGGATCTGCCCTGGGGCGACCGCGGCGTGGACCTGGTGGTGGAGTCGACCGGGATCTTCACCGACGGCGAACAGGCCTCGGACCACCTGTCGGCCGGGGCGAAGAAGGTGCTGATCTCCGCGCCGGCGACCAACGTGGACGCGACCATCGTCATGGGCGTGAACGACGGGATCCTGACCGATGCACACCGAGTCGTCTCCAACGCGTCCTGCACCACCAACTGTCTCGCCCCGATGGTATCCGTGCTGCATGAGCACTTCCACGTCGTCCGTGGTTCTATGACCACGGTCCACGCCTACACCAGCGACCAACAGATCATCGACTTCGCTCACAAGGATCCCCGGCGCGCCCGTTCGGCGGCCCTGTCCATGATCCCCACAAGCACCGGCGCGGCCAAGGCTATCGGCGAGGTAATCCCCGAGCTCAACGGCCGGCTGAACGGGATGGCCGTCCGCGTGCCCGTCCCCGACGGCTCTCTCACCGACTTCGTAGCCCAGGTCGAACGAGTCCCCACGGCCGAAGAAGTCAACGCCACCTTTGCAGCGGCCGCGAAGGGCCCCCTCGAAGGCATCCTCGAGTACTGCGAAGACCCCATCGTCTCCGTCGACATCGTACACAACCCCGCCTCGTGCATCTTCGACGCCGAGCTGACCATGATCATCGACGACAACCTCGTCAAGATTTGCGGTTGGTACGATAACGAATGGGGCTACTCCAACCGCTGCGTTGACCTCCTGGAGCGGCTGGCGGTCGTGTGA
- a CDS encoding M48 family metalloprotease has product MPDGANHNPPEAEGPRADAEIRDDDTIRLNWREKLVEAGLVMAMIMCGILIGTFVIIASLITMASTLEELAPGFTEAGSIPFIILVVAAVAIGNACSFSCAPYIVRLVYRGYELKDERIDRALERLISVTGMDMRAERLYAIKGRTANAVVAGLFRKAQYIFFTNKLLERMAEGEIMAVLAHELAHARHRHVPRMFVVLLLWTLGVQVFLSLIGYHAYFRSIEESWKMWVYGGTNALNVYLLIFLVLYPLSRRHEYQADATAARWVGISQYKQFLRRLHQLNDQMKPPRKVLAKLGTHPTLQERLERVGKVE; this is encoded by the coding sequence ATGCCTGATGGTGCGAACCACAATCCACCAGAAGCCGAGGGCCCTCGTGCAGACGCGGAGATTCGGGATGACGATACGATCCGGCTGAACTGGCGCGAGAAACTGGTCGAAGCAGGCCTGGTGATGGCGATGATCATGTGCGGCATACTGATCGGGACGTTTGTTATCATAGCTTCGCTGATCACCATGGCCAGTACCCTGGAGGAGTTGGCCCCGGGATTCACGGAGGCGGGTTCGATCCCGTTCATCATCCTGGTCGTCGCGGCCGTGGCCATTGGCAATGCCTGTTCGTTCAGTTGTGCTCCCTACATTGTACGTCTCGTCTATCGCGGATACGAGTTGAAGGACGAGCGCATCGACCGCGCCCTGGAGCGCTTGATTTCCGTGACCGGGATGGACATGAGGGCCGAACGGCTATACGCCATAAAGGGCAGGACGGCCAACGCCGTCGTGGCCGGCCTCTTCCGCAAGGCACAGTACATCTTCTTTACAAACAAGCTCCTGGAGCGAATGGCAGAAGGAGAGATCATGGCGGTTCTGGCGCACGAACTGGCCCATGCGCGGCACCGGCACGTGCCCAGGATGTTTGTGGTCCTCTTGCTATGGACCCTCGGAGTCCAGGTATTCCTGAGTCTGATCGGCTATCATGCCTACTTCCGGTCGATCGAAGAATCCTGGAAAATGTGGGTGTATGGTGGAACAAACGCCTTGAATGTCTACCTGCTTATTTTCCTCGTCCTGTACCCGCTTTCCAGGCGGCACGAATACCAGGCGGACGCGACCGCCGCCAGGTGGGTAGGCATAAGCCAATACAAGCAGTTCCTGCGCCGCCTGCATCAATTGAACGACCAGATGAAACCGCCGCGGAAGGTCCTGGCGAAACTGGGTACCCACCCGACGTTGCAGGAGAGGTTGGAGCGGGTGGGGAAGGTGGAATAG
- a CDS encoding stage II sporulation protein M codes for MESISARITDKLPWLLSFASIIVGLGVGVAIPLDMIAKEPTDPGSSSLMLDSRPFLDGGDEWKFIIGNNLLVSMKILFGLLSFGLVSVMILGWTGTIVAWSTLSALDSGTSIYAIAALVLPHGVIELAGFTFFGAVGCEGLVLFYYKLKYDSWFIDSNRLTLNVRRLVTGFLLISAASIIETLVTGQIVNKTIERIEYENPRQVLQPVNFNQ; via the coding sequence GTGGAATCCATATCGGCGCGAATAACAGACAAATTACCCTGGTTGCTTTCCTTTGCTTCCATCATCGTCGGTTTGGGTGTTGGAGTGGCAATACCCCTGGATATGATTGCGAAAGAACCAACAGATCCGGGTTCCTCCTCACTCATGCTCGATTCACGTCCATTTCTGGATGGCGGGGATGAATGGAAGTTCATTATAGGCAACAATTTGCTCGTTTCTATGAAAATACTATTTGGCCTTCTGTCCTTTGGATTAGTCAGTGTCATGATATTGGGCTGGACAGGAACTATCGTGGCATGGTCTACGCTTTCGGCGCTCGATTCCGGTACTTCGATTTACGCCATAGCCGCTTTGGTCCTGCCCCATGGCGTGATCGAGTTGGCGGGGTTTACGTTTTTCGGCGCTGTGGGATGCGAAGGCCTGGTCCTCTTCTATTATAAACTCAAGTACGATTCATGGTTTATCGATTCGAACAGGCTGACCTTGAACGTACGTAGACTCGTCACAGGATTCCTTCTGATTTCAGCGGCTTCGATTATCGAAACACTTGTCACTGGCCAGATAGTGAACAAAACAATTGAACGGATTGAATATGAAAACCCCAGGCAGGTCCTCCAACCGGTTAACTTCAATCAGTGA
- a CDS encoding response regulator gives MSVYDDPGREIEALRTRISALCMASLRISASLDLETALNEIVESARTLTGARYGAIATIDEAGAPQDFVTSGLTETEHRGLVEWPEGPTLFEHFRDPQRPLRLSDLSDYVRGLGFSADRLPAGTFQGTPMRHRDTHVGNFYLVDKEDGEEFTDEDEEVLVLFALHAATAIVNARAHGVEQRARSDLEALVETSPIGVVVFDTVSGRPASLNREAKRIVESVRMPGGSPEAIPEVLTCRFADGREMTLDKCSLVQALGGAETLRAEEIVLSVPDGRSITLLVNATPIRGDDGSVASLVVTMQDLSPVLDLERTRAEFLGMVSHELRAPLTSIKGSAATVLDASRALDPAEIRQFFHIINEQADHMDSLISDLLDAGHIDAGTLSVHPEPSDVGVLVDRARNTFLSGGSRHTVQIDLPSDLPRVLADRQRILQVVNNLLANAARHSPETAPIRISAERDGVHVAIAVSDEGRGIAPELLGQLFQKYARSEKSTGTAGGLGLAICKGLVEAHGGRIRAESAGLGQGARFTFTIPVAELAGEDAAAVAVRRPSGRPADGRQPIPILVVDDDPQTLRYVRDTLADAGYSVLVTAEHNELSRIIETEKPKLILLDLVLPGTDGIELMQTVPELATLPVIFISGYGRDETIARALEAGAEDYIVKPFSPTELTARIGAILRRRANPERFVLGDLVIDYDRREVMLGGQSVALTATEYEVLRVLSLCVGRVATYDALLREIWGRRGLGDARLVRAIVKRLRRKLGDNAAEPSYISNVRGVGYRMIRHGEA, from the coding sequence TTGAGTGTATACGATGATCCGGGACGCGAGATCGAAGCGTTACGTACGCGCATCTCCGCGCTTTGTATGGCGAGCCTGCGCATCAGCGCGAGCCTTGACCTCGAAACCGCGCTGAACGAGATCGTGGAGAGCGCCAGGACCCTCACCGGCGCGCGCTACGGCGCCATAGCCACCATCGACGAAGCGGGCGCTCCTCAGGATTTCGTCACATCCGGCCTCACCGAGACCGAACACCGCGGCCTGGTGGAGTGGCCCGAGGGGCCGACTCTCTTCGAGCACTTCCGGGATCCGCAGAGACCACTGAGGCTCTCGGACCTGTCCGACTACGTACGCGGCCTCGGCTTCTCCGCCGACCGGCTGCCTGCCGGGACCTTCCAGGGCACGCCGATGCGCCACCGCGACACGCACGTCGGCAACTTCTATCTGGTAGACAAAGAGGACGGGGAGGAGTTCACGGACGAAGATGAGGAGGTGCTGGTGCTGTTCGCCCTGCATGCGGCGACGGCGATCGTCAACGCACGCGCCCACGGTGTCGAGCAACGCGCGAGGTCCGATCTGGAAGCGCTGGTCGAGACCTCCCCCATAGGCGTCGTCGTGTTCGACACCGTCAGCGGCCGTCCCGCGTCGCTGAACCGGGAGGCGAAGCGGATCGTGGAAAGTGTGCGCATGCCGGGCGGTTCACCGGAGGCCATTCCCGAGGTGCTGACCTGTCGCTTCGCTGACGGACGCGAAATGACGCTGGACAAGTGCTCGCTGGTACAGGCGCTCGGAGGCGCCGAAACGTTGCGGGCCGAGGAGATCGTGCTTTCCGTACCCGACGGCCGCAGCATAACGCTGCTCGTCAATGCCACCCCCATCCGCGGCGACGATGGCTCGGTCGCGTCGTTGGTGGTCACCATGCAGGATCTGTCGCCGGTCCTGGACCTGGAACGGACGCGGGCCGAGTTCCTCGGGATGGTGAGCCACGAATTGCGCGCGCCGCTGACCTCCATCAAGGGTTCGGCGGCGACGGTGCTGGACGCCTCGAGGGCGCTGGACCCGGCCGAAATCCGCCAGTTCTTCCACATCATCAACGAGCAGGCCGACCACATGGACAGCCTGATAAGCGACCTGCTCGATGCGGGACACATCGACGCCGGCACGCTCTCGGTCCACCCCGAGCCCTCGGACGTCGGCGTCCTGGTGGACCGGGCGCGCAACACCTTTCTTTCCGGCGGCAGCAGACACACCGTCCAGATTGACCTGCCGTCCGACCTGCCCAGGGTCCTGGCCGACAGACAGCGTATCTTGCAGGTGGTGAACAACCTGCTTGCCAACGCGGCCCGTCATTCGCCGGAAACCGCGCCCATCCGCATCTCGGCGGAGCGCGACGGGGTGCACGTCGCAATCGCGGTCTCTGATGAGGGGCGGGGCATCGCACCAGAACTTCTGGGACAGTTGTTTCAAAAATACGCCCGTTCCGAAAAAAGCACGGGCACGGCTGGAGGGCTGGGTCTTGCCATCTGCAAGGGATTGGTCGAAGCGCACGGCGGTCGCATCAGGGCCGAGAGTGCAGGATTAGGTCAAGGCGCACGCTTCACCTTTACGATACCGGTTGCGGAACTGGCTGGCGAAGACGCCGCGGCCGTGGCTGTCCGACGTCCGTCCGGGCGGCCTGCCGACGGACGCCAGCCGATACCCATTCTCGTTGTGGACGATGACCCGCAAACGCTTCGGTACGTACGCGACACCCTCGCCGACGCGGGCTACTCCGTGCTGGTCACGGCTGAGCACAACGAACTTTCGCGCATAATCGAAACAGAAAAACCCAAACTGATCCTGCTTGATCTGGTGCTGCCCGGGACGGACGGCATCGAGCTTATGCAGACCGTTCCCGAGCTTGCCACACTGCCGGTCATCTTCATCTCGGGTTACGGTCGCGACGAAACGATCGCGCGGGCCCTGGAGGCCGGTGCCGAGGATTACATCGTCAAGCCGTTCTCGCCGACCGAACTCACGGCGCGAATCGGGGCGATCCTGCGCAGGCGAGCCAATCCCGAACGTTTCGTGCTTGGGGACCTGGTCATCGACTACGACCGCCGCGAAGTCATGCTCGGCGGGCAGTCCGTGGCGCTCACGGCGACCGAGTACGAGGTGCTGCGCGTGCTCTCGCTCTGCGTGGGGCGGGTCGCCACCTACGACGCCCTCCTGCGCGAGATCTGGGGCAGGCGGGGCCTGGGCGACGCGAGGCTCGTGCGCGCCATCGTCAAGCGCCTGCGGCGAAAGCTCGGCGACAACGCGGCGGAACCTTCCTACATCTCGAACGTGCGCGGGGTCGGTTACCGCATGATCCGGCACGGCGAAGCATAG
- a CDS encoding efflux RND transporter periplasmic adaptor subunit, protein MKKRLVIACVSACSLVAVLVYFVFSSTVRDATFQILQVQHGSISEVLAETGTIQFVRTVMVKPTISGEVRHIHADVGDRVSAGDVLAVIEPDPSQSLQLSRQRARVDGARIDLSEKEMNFERKRKLYERSLISSEEFDQARIANTRARHDLDMAELELQILELKVNVEVDSNQTHAAVRVLSPLDGIVIARAVEAGEVVASGTSSYTGGTEMFRIGDPDRMIVKSAVGEIDAGRVRPGQAVQIRVDAYPDAMYRGRVERVAPVGVRRPGSTLVTFDAEIVISDPLMELQQGMSCDIDIVVEKNDNSVLVPASSVMEMVDYRGASIEQNSPALTGSAPGNRHMVYRCTSADPELSRCPEAYLESSVVEIGIESTENVEILSGIESGAHIALDARAVHAALNAKLP, encoded by the coding sequence ATGAAAAAACGGTTAGTCATTGCCTGTGTATCGGCCTGCAGTCTCGTTGCCGTTCTGGTGTACTTTGTTTTCAGTTCCACGGTTCGGGATGCCACGTTTCAGATCCTCCAGGTTCAACACGGATCGATCTCCGAGGTTCTGGCGGAGACGGGCACTATCCAGTTCGTCAGGACCGTCATGGTCAAGCCCACGATTTCCGGGGAAGTCAGACATATTCACGCCGATGTCGGGGATCGGGTTTCAGCGGGGGATGTCCTTGCGGTGATAGAGCCGGACCCGTCCCAGTCCCTTCAGTTGTCCCGGCAGCGCGCCCGGGTGGACGGCGCCCGGATAGATCTTTCAGAAAAGGAGATGAACTTTGAGCGAAAGCGCAAGCTTTACGAAAGGTCCCTGATATCGTCCGAGGAATTCGACCAGGCAAGGATCGCAAACACCCGGGCCCGTCACGATCTCGACATGGCGGAGCTTGAACTCCAGATTCTGGAATTGAAGGTAAACGTCGAGGTGGATTCGAACCAAACGCATGCTGCCGTGCGGGTACTGTCGCCCCTTGACGGCATTGTCATTGCCCGCGCGGTGGAGGCGGGCGAGGTCGTAGCTTCAGGCACTTCTTCGTATACCGGCGGCACGGAGATGTTCCGGATCGGAGATCCGGACCGGATGATCGTCAAATCGGCCGTTGGAGAAATAGACGCGGGAAGGGTCAGGCCGGGACAGGCCGTGCAGATTCGTGTCGATGCCTACCCGGACGCGATGTACCGAGGACGCGTGGAGCGCGTCGCGCCTGTCGGTGTGCGCAGACCCGGCAGCACGCTTGTCACGTTCGATGCCGAAATCGTGATATCGGATCCATTGATGGAATTGCAGCAGGGAATGTCCTGCGATATCGACATCGTGGTGGAGAAGAACGACAACTCGGTGCTGGTGCCCGCTTCTTCCGTCATGGAAATGGTCGACTACAGGGGTGCAAGCATCGAACAGAACAGTCCGGCATTGACGGGATCGGCGCCCGGCAATCGGCACATGGTCTATCGGTGCACTTCGGCGGACCCCGAATTGTCGAGGTGTCCGGAAGCGTATCTGGAATCTTCCGTGGTCGAGATCGGTATCGAATCGACCGAAAACGTGGAGATCCTGTCCGGTATTGAATCCGGCGCGCACATCGCACTGGATGCCAGAGCGGTTCATGCCGCGCTAAACGCGAAACTCCCTTAA